Within Gambusia affinis linkage group LG01, SWU_Gaff_1.0, whole genome shotgun sequence, the genomic segment ttcttgcttcagtccagctgatttcaattgatgactgattaacaggcgtttgttgaactgcaatcagttgaattaggcacattaaagcagggaaacctctaaaacatgtaggacagtgtgccttaaGGAGCAGTGTTGGGAAACACCGTTCTAATCAATGGAGTTGCAGCAGGTGACAAGACTATGTTCCTAAACTATGGCCACAGTGTATATCAGTGCAGTCCTACATTTATTCAACCAAACAAAAGGTTATCATtagatgcaaaacattttcttctatttagTGTGAAGcagtatgatttttttccccctccgtGAAACAGCAATGATTGTTCATTTCCCTCACCTGATGATGGCAGGCTGACTTTGGGCAGTGCTCCTCACCCCCTCCTCAATGTACTCCTGGTATTTTGAACAGGCAGCTGTGTGGCTCCTCATCTGAGAGAGGCCAACCTTGTaaggaaacaaacaacataCCACTTTGTTATGTTTATAAGAAGCCAGTCTTTGTGGTAATTAACACAATTATTACAATCTAAAACTTAACATAGAAATTGTTGTCACCGGGTGTTCTCAAATACATTTCATATCCAGCTGGCGATAGTCTTGGCTTACTagagttttaattaaacataccTGAACTCCACATCCCTTGCAAGCTGCCACAGACGAGTGGATGAGGGCTTCTAAATCAGCAGCTTTAGTCCAGTTGGTCAGAGCTGTCCTACATACAGCACACACAGGCTTCTGTGGACGCAAACATTCTTGCAAACAGCTCTGGCAGAACCTGCCAGGAAACAGAGGAAAGAATGCGATAATGGTGTGGTCAGaaggaaataaactgaatattatATGCTTTAGGGTTTTGTTATTCAAATCTagcttttgtttattcttttattaataattcaCACACTTTGTTAGCggagtcatttctttttttatgctacTGACATGAGCTTCCCGTAAAACCGAAGGAAAGTACCAAACTCAAGAAAGCGCAGGGAGTTGTAGTCTTTTATAGTACTTCCATCAGCCATTGTAATAGAAAATAAGACTACATTTCCCGACTGAGGCCTCCTTCttgatgtaaacaaaactgaaactgatttaGCAGGTTTTAATCGGGTTTCcacataatttttaaacaaagtagAACAGCATAGTCTCGACAAAAAGCAGACGAAGAAAAGCTTAACGTTTTGAGACTTTATCCAACAATGTCTTTAACGCCATCCCTTtcctttcattgtttttaactGCTATCTTTGCATCGTTGGTGGTAGCAGACGTGGGATAGGGGGAGGGAGATGGAAAATTAGCACGAAATACTCACGTATGACCGCATTGTGTTGTTAGAGGAGTCTCAAAAATTTCAAGGCAAACGGGACAAACGAAATCCGACATGTCGCTGCTCCCGTCAGGGACACTCTTCTTGGGCTGTGCTGAGCTGAAACCTCCGAGCATCgccatttcttttcttcactgTGTAAGTCCCCAGCAACACCAACTGTAACAAAACGTCACAGGGTTTGGGTTCTTTTTAAAGCGCGAGGGGCGGAGCTTCGGGAATTACAATCACGACAACATTACGGCAGATATTGTGCTCCTGTAAACATGTCACAACTGAAAGTTGTGATATGTTTATTTACAGCCCGTAATTAAGCAGGTAACCCTCCTCTCACTTATCTGCGGATGAGTATTGTtgatatacattttatattaaaaaatgtatgtatatatatatatatatatatatatatatatatatat encodes:
- the rnf114 gene encoding E3 ubiquitin-protein ligase RNF114, whose amino-acid sequence is MAMLGGFSSAQPKKSVPDGSSDMSDFVCPVCLEIFETPLTTQCGHTFCQSCLQECLRPQKPVCAVCRTALTNWTKAADLEALIHSSVAACKGCGVQVGLSQMRSHTAACSKYQEYIEEGVRSTAQSQPAIISPVPNRFTFSCPFCNCQNLDQDSLVEHCTTQHARDTRQVVCPICASMPWGDPNYRSTDFFQHLKIRHTFSYDTFVDYATDEATMIQEALQRSLMDK